A stretch of the Asticcacaulis sp. ZE23SCel15 genome encodes the following:
- a CDS encoding glycosyltransferase: MKIVLATHGSLGDLHPFMALGLALKAQGAEVVLASHPDYRQKVEAAGLTFYDYGASRETYTRDLRMAPEAIIHRLTRDHSFMIKRLIAPYLETAVADLRPLLADADVMVGSSFAYGAHIAAQLEQKPFTVIALQPTVMMSVYDPPKVKKAPFIFNPTQNWQRHYNRLIIRAGEGFMASTQSSIRRIYKKFGLEPHISLGGILSDHQTLALYDPLFGQIEPDFPPNTQICGFPFYDSEDGRAPLLTPDLKVFLENGPPPLVFGLGSAVVTGGGAFYRIAIEVTRHLNARAVLLVGADSPLLREDHGPDILAISYSPHSLLFPRCRAIIHHGGIGSTAQALRSGRPQLVVPVFADQFDNARRVTRLGAGKRLNYDQWMLPKAITALTPVLDDPDITIHAQEARLSLSRYDGSTTAAALILTPTH; the protein is encoded by the coding sequence ATGAAAATCGTCCTGGCCACTCACGGAAGCTTGGGCGATCTTCACCCGTTTATGGCGCTTGGGCTGGCGCTGAAAGCTCAGGGCGCGGAGGTCGTACTGGCCTCCCATCCCGACTACCGCCAAAAGGTCGAAGCCGCAGGGCTTACCTTTTATGATTATGGCGCCAGTCGCGAAACCTATACCCGCGACCTGCGCATGGCGCCCGAAGCCATCATCCACCGCTTGACCCGCGACCACAGCTTTATGATCAAACGCCTGATCGCGCCCTATCTTGAGACGGCCGTGGCTGACCTGAGACCACTACTGGCTGATGCCGATGTGATGGTGGGGTCATCCTTTGCTTACGGCGCACACATAGCGGCCCAACTTGAACAAAAGCCGTTCACCGTCATAGCCTTGCAGCCAACGGTTATGATGTCGGTTTATGACCCACCCAAGGTCAAAAAAGCCCCGTTCATCTTCAACCCCACCCAGAACTGGCAGCGCCATTATAACCGCCTGATCATTCGTGCGGGAGAAGGTTTCATGGCCTCCACCCAATCCAGCATCCGGCGCATCTATAAAAAATTTGGCTTAGAGCCTCACATAAGTCTGGGTGGCATATTATCCGATCATCAAACTCTGGCGCTCTATGATCCTCTGTTTGGCCAGATCGAGCCTGACTTTCCACCCAACACCCAAATCTGCGGTTTTCCATTTTACGACAGCGAAGATGGACGCGCCCCGCTATTGACGCCTGACCTTAAGGTGTTTCTGGAAAATGGCCCACCACCCCTCGTCTTTGGTCTGGGCAGCGCGGTCGTCACGGGCGGCGGAGCCTTTTACCGAATCGCCATAGAGGTCACGCGCCACCTTAACGCCCGCGCCGTGCTGCTGGTCGGTGCGGACAGCCCGCTATTGAGGGAAGACCACGGCCCGGACATACTGGCTATATCTTACTCACCGCACTCGCTGCTGTTCCCGCGCTGCCGCGCCATAATCCACCACGGCGGCATAGGCTCCACCGCCCAAGCCCTGCGCTCAGGACGCCCGCAACTGGTGGTGCCCGTGTTTGCTGATCAGTTCGACAATGCCCGCCGCGTCACGCGTCTGGGCGCAGGCAAACGCCTCAACTACGATCAATGGATGCTACCAAAGGCTATCACCGCCCTGACGCCCGTACTGGATGACCCCGACATAACGATCCACGCGCAGGAAGCCAGGCTGTCATTATCTCGCTACGATGGTTCTACCACGGCAGCCGCCCTCATCCTAACGCCTACCCATTGA
- a CDS encoding aspartyl protease family protein translates to MITKRQFMAGATATAGVGFAGGVYAADGQVVRVPITLSKGGLPLVQLKINKQGPFTFMLDTGASVSMIREDLARQLALRVDGKAATGSIKGTDIYKAYAAGEIVLGGTLRVENWRFAGSDAFSEREYDGLLSANILTQLPCQLDYEAREIRYHVGAPMDLTGFGKLNGIYRSEYQGGVEKVYVQIKLPDVALNLALDTGATGPMMVFGDVVRRHKLWDKYPVYREAEMTGANGRKLKGRLVSIKDVQIGGVWVPEVAAALVDPSEKDTIQSKDHFHGLVGAPFLRAFTVAFTPQKAVYIKRNQNLMAMASPTRLAGVSEGRPESSADKPVLGFEYTSSRQILFRLTGKGGVPAIARLDTGAQSSIGEALAVRLGLSATGGYYQGAPLSIQGMSLEALRFKVARNPKSSAVLGLDFLRLYPSMLDFDTNSLIFFKSGDVDTGGFERLPVTKASDGRLIVAAKLMGKDTQCLMQTGTAYGLWLPPQTVRARNLWDAFPKAEDRLAYSDPQHFVKTRFTGVSGFDLGSYRIDPCPVTFSDPMQTDDPDMAGAEAVMGMGLLRRFNSVYDRDGGVWFKANKYFNG, encoded by the coding sequence ATGATCACGAAACGTCAGTTTATGGCGGGCGCCACGGCGACCGCGGGTGTGGGCTTTGCGGGCGGTGTTTATGCCGCTGACGGGCAGGTGGTTCGGGTGCCCATTACCTTATCCAAAGGCGGGCTGCCTTTGGTGCAGCTTAAGATCAATAAGCAGGGGCCTTTTACGTTCATGCTCGATACGGGGGCATCGGTCAGCATGATCCGTGAGGATCTGGCGCGACAGTTGGCTCTGCGTGTTGATGGCAAGGCGGCGACCGGCAGCATCAAAGGAACGGATATCTATAAGGCCTATGCGGCGGGAGAGATTGTCCTTGGGGGGACGTTGCGTGTGGAAAACTGGCGGTTTGCCGGATCGGATGCCTTCTCAGAGCGCGAATATGACGGCCTGCTGTCGGCCAATATACTGACCCAATTGCCATGCCAGCTTGACTACGAAGCCAGGGAAATTCGCTACCATGTCGGCGCGCCCATGGACCTGACGGGGTTTGGTAAACTGAACGGCATCTACCGGTCCGAATATCAGGGAGGCGTGGAAAAGGTCTATGTGCAGATCAAACTGCCGGACGTTGCGCTGAATCTTGCGCTTGATACGGGGGCGACGGGCCCGATGATGGTGTTTGGCGATGTCGTCAGGCGGCATAAGCTATGGGACAAGTATCCGGTTTATCGTGAAGCCGAGATGACCGGCGCCAATGGCCGTAAGCTTAAGGGGCGGCTGGTCAGTATCAAGGATGTGCAGATTGGCGGGGTATGGGTGCCGGAAGTGGCCGCAGCATTGGTCGATCCCTCGGAAAAGGACACTATTCAATCCAAAGACCATTTTCACGGCCTTGTCGGCGCGCCGTTTCTCAGAGCTTTCACGGTGGCGTTTACGCCGCAGAAGGCGGTCTATATCAAGCGCAATCAAAATCTGATGGCTATGGCCTCGCCGACGCGTTTGGCCGGGGTTTCTGAGGGCCGACCGGAATCATCAGCAGATAAGCCCGTGCTGGGTTTTGAATACACCAGCAGTCGCCAGATATTGTTTCGACTGACGGGTAAGGGCGGTGTGCCGGCAATCGCCAGATTGGATACCGGTGCCCAGAGTTCAATCGGTGAGGCCTTGGCAGTGCGGCTTGGGTTATCGGCGACGGGTGGCTATTATCAAGGGGCACCGCTTTCCATTCAGGGCATGTCACTGGAGGCGCTGCGCTTTAAGGTGGCTCGTAACCCCAAGAGTAGCGCCGTGCTGGGGCTGGATTTTCTGAGGCTTTACCCGTCCATGTTGGATTTCGACACTAACAGTCTGATCTTCTTTAAGAGCGGTGATGTGGATACGGGCGGTTTTGAGCGTCTGCCCGTGACAAAAGCGTCTGACGGGCGATTGATTGTGGCGGCAAAACTGATGGGCAAGGATACGCAGTGCCTGATGCAGACCGGCACAGCCTATGGTCTGTGGCTGCCGCCGCAAACGGTGCGGGCGCGCAATCTTTGGGACGCCTTCCCCAAGGCCGAGGATCGTCTGGCCTATAGCGACCCGCAGCATTTTGTGAAGACCCGCTTTACAGGCGTAAGTGGTTTTGATCTCGGATCGTACCGGATTGATCCCTGTCCGGTGACCTTTTCGGACCCTATGCAAACAGATGATCCGGATATGGCGGGGGCCGAAGCGGTCATGGGCATGGGCCTGCTGCGGCGGTTCAACAGCGTTTATGATCGTGACGGGGGCGTCTGGTTCAAGGCGAACAAGTATTTCAATGGGTAG
- the ychF gene encoding redox-regulated ATPase YchF yields MALKVAIVGLPNVGKSTLFNALTQTASAQAANYPFCTIEPNTGDVAVPEARLEVLAKIMGSKEIIPARINFVDIAGLVRGASKGEGLGNQFLANIRDCDAIAFVARCFVDTDITHVEGRIDPISDLEIIETELMLADLESLEKRLPNLEKRAKTGGDKDAAITVGLIKAALAELNEGRPARIAYEKGKVSKDDQKAWDMLQLLTSKPALYVCNVDEASADKGNELSDQVATRAKADHANSVVISAQIESEIALLDAEERTEFLETLGLEEPGLNRLIREAYTLLGLQSYFTVGPKEARAWTIHVGDTAPQAAGVIHTDFEKGFIRAETMAYDDYVKFNGEAGCKENGKFRQEGKEYLVKDGDILNFRFNV; encoded by the coding sequence ATGGCCCTCAAAGTCGCTATCGTCGGTCTGCCCAACGTCGGCAAATCAACCCTGTTCAACGCCCTGACCCAGACCGCCTCGGCGCAGGCCGCCAACTATCCGTTCTGCACCATTGAGCCCAACACCGGCGATGTCGCCGTGCCGGAGGCGCGCCTTGAGGTGCTGGCCAAGATTATGGGCTCGAAGGAAATCATCCCGGCCCGTATCAACTTTGTCGATATCGCCGGACTCGTGCGCGGAGCGTCCAAGGGCGAAGGCCTCGGTAACCAGTTTTTGGCCAATATCCGCGACTGTGACGCCATTGCCTTTGTGGCGCGATGCTTTGTTGATACGGACATCACCCATGTCGAAGGCCGCATTGACCCGATCAGCGATCTTGAAATCATCGAGACCGAGCTAATGCTGGCCGATCTGGAAAGCCTTGAAAAACGCCTACCCAACCTTGAGAAGCGCGCCAAAACCGGCGGCGATAAGGATGCGGCTATCACGGTGGGCCTGATCAAGGCGGCCCTCGCCGAACTCAACGAAGGCCGCCCCGCCCGCATCGCCTACGAAAAAGGCAAGGTTTCCAAGGACGACCAAAAAGCCTGGGACATGCTGCAATTGCTGACTTCAAAGCCCGCGCTTTATGTCTGTAATGTCGATGAAGCCTCGGCCGACAAGGGCAATGAACTGTCCGATCAAGTGGCCACCCGCGCCAAGGCCGATCATGCCAATAGCGTGGTGATCTCGGCCCAGATCGAGTCGGAAATCGCACTGCTCGATGCCGAGGAACGCACCGAGTTCCTTGAAACGCTGGGCCTCGAAGAACCGGGCCTGAACCGTTTGATCCGGGAAGCCTACACTCTTTTGGGGCTGCAATCCTATTTCACGGTCGGCCCCAAGGAAGCCCGTGCCTGGACCATCCATGTCGGTGACACCGCTCCGCAAGCCGCCGGTGTCATCCACACCGACTTCGAGAAGGGCTTCATCCGCGCCGAAACCATGGCCTATGACGACTACGTCAAGTTCAATGGCGAAGCCGGCTGCAAGGAAAACGGTAAGTTCCGTCAGGAAGGCAAAGAATATCTGGTCAAGGACGGCGATATTCTGAACTTCCGGTTCAACGTGTAG
- a CDS encoding HD domain-containing protein: protein MSFVQLSEAFAPYEELAQDLLPHVVVSNDGAHDVAHLVRVYKVARTLQALEGGCLRVLTAAVLLHDCVQVEKNSPERARASRLAADKAREILSQLGWEEADLDAVDHAIHAHSYSANIPPQTLEARILQDADRLDAIGFVGIARCFYTAGRMGSSLYDAADPQAQGRDLDDASFALDHFTTKLFKLSDGFQTKSGKDMAELRHARMRAFVEYFHEEI, encoded by the coding sequence ATGTCATTCGTACAACTTAGCGAAGCGTTCGCGCCATATGAAGAACTGGCGCAGGATCTTTTGCCGCATGTCGTGGTCAGTAACGACGGCGCCCATGATGTTGCTCATCTGGTCCGGGTCTATAAGGTCGCCCGCACACTTCAGGCGCTTGAAGGCGGGTGTCTGCGCGTCCTGACGGCGGCGGTGTTGCTGCATGACTGTGTTCAGGTTGAAAAGAACTCACCGGAACGGGCGCGGGCGTCGCGTCTGGCGGCAGATAAGGCTCGCGAAATCTTAAGCCAACTGGGTTGGGAAGAGGCCGATCTGGATGCTGTCGATCACGCCATCCATGCCCATAGCTACAGCGCCAATATCCCGCCCCAGACCCTTGAGGCGCGGATACTACAGGACGCGGATCGCCTTGATGCCATTGGTTTCGTCGGTATCGCCCGGTGCTTTTACACCGCCGGACGGATGGGATCATCGCTGTATGACGCGGCCGACCCGCAAGCCCAAGGCCGCGACCTTGATGACGCATCTTTCGCGCTGGATCATTTCACGACCAAGCTATTTAAGCTGTCAGACGGTTTTCAGACCAAGTCCGGCAAAGATATGGCCGAACTGCGCCATGCCCGGATGAGGGCTTTTGTCGAATACTTCCACGAAGAGATATGA